A single Lolium perenne isolate Kyuss_39 chromosome 6, Kyuss_2.0, whole genome shotgun sequence DNA region contains:
- the LOC127310426 gene encoding uncharacterized protein yields the protein MEGDMIGAFQAEYEEAMLNLEAEPRRPRRHREFIRRDRLGAHDRLYDDYFADKCAYPPSFFRRRGEAPIVNFTVNGHEYNRGYYLADGIYPTWPVFMKGVTLPQSEKPRLFTAAQSTWRKDVECTFGVLKARFNILTVPGRSYSRRTLGLIMCACVILHNMIIDDERDTNLEDIYETVDSNVGPTIHNNAPPSLAARIQMDNEMRDSPMYTQLQHDLIEHVWANA from the exons ATGGAGGGTGATATGATCGGTGCATTCCAGGCGGAGTATGAGGAGGCGATGCTCAACCTCGAGGCGGAGCCAAGACGGCCGCGACGCCATCGAGAGTTCATCAGGCGTGATCGTCTGGGTGCCCACGATCGgctctacgacgactacttcgccgacaaatgTGCTTATCCTCCGAGCTTCTTTCGGCGAAG GGGAGAAGCACCCATAGTGAACTTCACGGTGAATGGACACGAGTACAACAGGGGTTACTACCTTGCCGACGGTATCTACCCCACCTGGCCGGTGTTCATGAAAGGTGTTACTCTTCCACAAAGTGAAAAGCCTCGACTGTTCACTGCTGCTCAATCAACTTGGCGCAAAGATGTCGAGTGTACCTTTGGAGTGCTGAAGGCTAGGTTCAACATTCTAACAGTTCCGGGACGCTCCTACTCGAGGCGTACTCTTGGGTTGATCATGTGTGCATGTGTCattctgcacaacatgatcatcgacgatGAGCGTGATACCAATTTGGAGGACATCTATGAGACAGTTGATTCCAATGTCGGCCCTACGATACACAACAATGCACCACCAAGTCTAGCAGCCAGGATTCAGATGGACAACGAAATGAGGGACTCACCGATGTATACACAGCTCCAGCATGATTTGATTGAGCATGTGTGGGCTAATGCCtag